CATTTTCTATTTACCGAGAATATGTTTGATTGATGTAGTTTTGTGATCAGTCCATTCTGGAGCTATCGTCTCATCTCAAGTGGTTGATGCCTTTGAAAGCCAATAGCctccaaacaagaaaaacacaacacttCACACAATAACGCACGTTCTAGTGGTTCTCAACCGGTTTGGCTGCGGACCCGCCATCAACCTTCAATGACAAAAggcgacccaaattgcagaatttttttttttacgcaaacttctcaaatatattatttatttaatacattttatggatttatttaaaatgtaaatataaaagggACTGCCAGTATAATGATCATTTCAGGAAGTTTTTATCTGCAAATtcaaagattatttgaacagaaagtgtgcaagtgtggttgctctgattcaacactcactaggtaagtttaataatattaataattaatatccTGGAGACCAACCCTCTGCCTTGGTCAATAGACTGAATTAGGCATGAAATGCCTCCCAGTACCGTCATACTGTACCTGgtagtcttcattgtgggcggAATTCCCCAACTGAACACACCGTGAGCTTTCACTTTATGCCAGAATAGacctgtgacttttttttcccagggaGTCTACAAGCCACCGCCACTCGCAAAGGCTGCAGGAGATTGCTAAGGAGGCGGCGAAGGATGCTCATTGGTGGGGGTTTCATTGTGGACCGTCCGGACAGAAAAGGCAGGACGGCGCTGCATGAGGCAGCCGAAGCCGGCAGTGTGGACTGCCTGAAGGAGATTTTGTCTTTCGGCGCTGTGACTGGTACCAGAACACATGTTATGTCCCATTAGAAATAGTCCAGAAACCTATTTAACAAACACATCAAACTAGCAGAAAGACCCACACTGTGTGAACACAGGCAGGTAACCAACAATAGGTGGTACAATAGATCCTTTAAATGCCAAAAACCATGTTCCATGTCTCCAGCCAGCTCATCCTCGGAGTTCCACGCCTACGTCAACTCTACCACCTTTAAGAGGGAGTCTGCATGCTACCTGGCAGCGCAGCGTGGCTACCTGGCAGCAGTCCACATCCTCCTGAAAGCTGGCGCCAACATCAACCAGTGCACCAACGACCTTGCTTGTCCTCTCTATGCAGGTAAAACACCAGGTGTGTGTTATCAGATTGTGTGTGGAGCTCACTGTCATTGTGTGCAGCGGTCAGGAGCAACCACAAGGATGTGGTGCAGCTGCTAGTGACCAAAGGCGCCAAGGTCAAAGCAACGCACACGGCTTCCTGCTGGACCTGCCTTCATGTGGCCGTGCATAATGTGACTGACTATTACGCGCTACTGCCGGGGGTATGCTACAGTCTAAAACCTTGTCTTTTGTAGGGTTCCACTGGTGTCTTGCGCATGCTGGCGCCCGTGGCCGACCTGGAGGCACGCAATGACCGCAGAATCACAGCTCTCTTCCTGGCTGCAGAAGTTGGACAGCAGGAATGTCTGGAGATCCTCGTGAATGCTGGTAAGAATGTCTCAGTAGAGCTCAGGCCGCCACCACGGTTCAACTATCCGAAAAGTATTGGTCTTGCTTTCATGCTGCTTCCCTACAGTGGCGTAGGTGGTGCTAATGCACATCATGCAGTCAGTGTCAACTGCCACCCGGCACACGCCTCCAACCAACAAACTCTTATCAAGCCTTGTGTTGTGACTTAAAGGTGCCAACGTCAACACCAAGGCTGCCACCGGGTGCACCCCACTGCTGATTGCCTCTGAGGAGGATCACATGGAATGTGTGGACTTCCTGTTGGATCACGGGGCCGACCCGAACAAAGCCTGTATTCAAGCTTGGCCGAGGCTTCCCATTCACGCCGCCGCCCAGTTTGGCCATTGCGAGTACTGACAGACTTGACTGCGTCGTGTTTTGTGGACGTGCTGCTTTTTGCCATGGTAACATGTCGTTTATGTCCACAGTATCCTCAGGAGACTCATACCCGTCACGGACCGTGTCTGCGACCGCGGCATGGACTTGGTGAGTCCGCTCTACTTAGCTGTGCAAAGCGACAAACTGGAGGCTGTGGAGCTGCTTCTGCGTGAAGGTTTCAGCCCCTATGGACAAGATTGCACCTGCCTCCTAGGCTTCAACTCGCCATTCTCCGCAGCCTTATGTAGCAAGTAAGAGCTGCGCTTTCACCACCTCACATGCTTGTCAGCAGTTGCTGATGAATATGTTAACATTGACTTTGGTCAAGTTTTTTATTAACAGGCGTGTTGACGCTGCTGTTGGAGGCCGGAGTCCGTCTGAGCGAAAAGGAATGGACTCACGTGTTCACTCTCCACTTTGAGGAGTCGCTGAAGGAGGTGCTCACTTGCAGATGGATCCTGCCTCCGCAGATCCTGAGTGACGAATTTGGTGTGATGCGTCGCAAGGGCGTGACTGTGCTGAGGCTGCAGGAGCTGAGGGACATGTTGTGCGTGGCACTCAACAACATTCACTCTGCCGCCTACTGGCTTCCCCAGCTGCTGAAGGCGGGACTCGAACCTACATTGCTGCTGCAACCATGCATGTGTGTCTTTCTCCCTTTCACACATTGTCCTCGTTTATTTGCTTCTTCACCTCGTTCCTTCTGTCTGCCTTGCAGGCTGGAGGAGGCCCACAGCGACGTTCTCAATTATCTCCTCCACTTTGTAAACTGGTCCACATTGTCGGCCTCTTTGAAAGTCATTCTGTGTCGAAGACAGGCAGAGACGACGTGGCGACCACACCCACAGTTTGGTACCACAACCTAAGATGATATTTTGCTTATGTGAGCATTTCCAAAGTGTTGTAAAGTGAAGCTCTTCTCTTCCGTCCAGACTCCACCCCCAGTCTGTCTGACTTGTGCCGGCTGCAGGTCAGATCACTGATTGGACCGGACCTCGTCATGAGGACAGACCATGTCCAGCTGCTCCCCGTGCCCTCCTGCCTCCACGACTTCCTTGGGTTCAGGGACATTCCGGAGCCCTATTATGATGAGCTGTCATTTGTAGATCACAGACAGGGAACACACCAGCACAGACATGTTCTGTAACATTCCGTAATGTGGGAATCTTTGGCCAAATGGAGCAGCAACGGGAAAGTTGATCCCTGTCTTGAAATAAAATTGACGTTGTTTTGAACAAAGTTGGTCTACATAGGTGGCCTCATTACATTTAACCAACTTATGGTTTTTATATGAACCAGAAGGAGCTTTTGTTTaattcaacaaaatgaaagtgtgtGCTCTGTTGACATATTTCTATGCTGTTTGTTTGCTTCATAGCATTGGTCCAAATCATTGCCAGTCACATGAACAGCATCTCTGATTGTTGGACGACACGTTTTCAGGGGCTTAGCAAGGAGGGTTCTTGTACTATTTGTAAGGTAAGACAAATAAATTGCAAATCAATAATAgctaacaaaaatataaatgaatgcCAAATACATGACAATTAGCAAGCCATGTTAATAaaggttaaataataaaacaaattaaatgccAAAACAGCTGCAATAATGACTTCAGATCTTTGGTTgacacatcacagcatatcatagaaGTCCCCATGCACATATACTTGTAGCATAGGAATAACATCATCCTTAACATTCCTCATTTGCATTAACGAAAGTCACCCGGTCAAACTGAGCTTTATATGAAGCCAAATCAAGTTCTGGTTTAAGCatgtttaaacatgtttttcgtGCCATTTAATAAAATTCAACCATCAACTAGCCTGTTTTCTTGGATAAAGGTTGTACCTTTCTGAGAAAAATGAAGTCTTGTGTTTCTTGTCCTGACCAAACGAAATGACAAACATGGccgtgttttgttgtttcaagGCCTGGTTTAACCTGAGACCAGCCAAGGACAAGCGTCCACGGTGTATTGTAAAGTGAGGAGGATGTTGATATTACACTGAAATGGTCGCTAAAAAAAGAAGTGAGGTAAGGGAGGATCGAATGGAGCGCTGCAGTGTGACACACAAGCTCCCCCAAATCTGTACGGACATCCAAGAAAGACAAAGAGCCTGCGGCACTGTTCTGTTATTATTTTCAATGTAACACAGACTACCAGAATAAAGGGTGTCAGTAAATAATGCAAGCTTTCTTCTACAGATGTCAAAATCTCTTGCAAAAAAAGCAAACGCTTTCAGACTGGAACTATTTAATACTATTTAATAAAAGGGTCTGAAAGGTTCTTAGCAGGTTAGCAGACCACTAAGGAGGAGGAGGTATTATATGACGTTAATTTTAAGGTAATGATGAAGCAAAGACGATCAAGCAGttgttaaaaacatgaaaaacgtgtaattttgtctttgtctttgattttgtcttaaaaatattCTTGCAAAAACAGGTCTTAAAGGTGAATAAAGACTGGTAGTGACTCACATTACCCTATTGCCATATGAAAGTGAAATCATTTTTTACAAGTATACTCATTAGCTGTGACAAATTCGTCCTAGGTCGACTGATGAGTTGCAGCAGTGTGCTCGTGAGACATGCTGTACCTCATGatgaccacaaggtggcagtgcTCACATGTTTTGTGGCTACATTTCCTTTGGGACTACTTTTTCGTTTTGGTTGAAATAAAGAAGTGTTTTATTGctgttgattgatgcctcaaagtatttattcctccagcaaatactGTCATATAAAAAGACCAACAGGCTGAGTAGTCACACAAGGACTGATGTGACGTGTACATCTACATTGGCcgaattaatatttcatattgcattttattcctaaCGCTCGGTTTAaaaagtgagcatatctagcgtattccctcggctCAAAATCTATCTCGcatatagatggataatatcatcagggaatgctagcgGATCAGCGCCATCTTGAATAAGCTGCTGTTGTCATTCTGCTGCTTgaattattcttgctcccaggtccagcaggttctcaataaatggtgacgccatctccaaaTAAATAGTGAAACAGCGGCACTTTCATAGacgattttaagatgaaagtctGGTTCATaacctggtcgggaccaggttatgagctTAGCCtaggttaccatggtgatatagccgctttcaaagagagctaccttcgttAAACAGGCAAGCCtggctttacactcaacacACCTCGCTCACCTACTAAACTTAcgtttgtgttgtgtgagtccgtttgttgtttttcttccacatgactgtaaatgacatttctgATGCTGTGCTTTGaatacatgctagcatacatgtaatacagatatcctcaaagttttataatcgttaaacaaatgctcaatgacttatggacaattagttacTAAATCCTAATGATGTTTTGCttaatggcggccatgtttatTAACCAAACTTGCTCGTGTCAGTCTCCAACGTCAATCCAACATATGGGGGTCAAACTTTGATGTCTAATAACAGCACCACCGCCTggtgttttccatccatccatccattttctatgccacttgtcctcactagggtcacgggggtatgctggagcctatcccagcacaTTTTGGGTGAGGGGGGgcgtacaccccggactggtccgGCTGGTGTTTTCatctgaaaaataatagcacaggcaacacagtacaGGTTTTGACAAAGTTTTGACAATTTTGTGCGCAGTTAGCTTACCCTGTCATACATACAGTTATGAGGTAACTGTACAGATTACTTCCTGATTCATGGAGGATGACTACGGTGCTGTAGCcactaaaaaaataacttgCTTTATCCGGATCCTCACCAAAATAGAACATGTACTTTGTTGGCTCATACCGTACACCTATACTGTACAAAGTTCCATAGAAATCGGTTAAGTCAGGTATTTTCTAATGTGTGTGTTGACAAACGGGGGTGGGCACAGACCTGAGGCACAATGCGCTGCAACATGTCTGTTTGTGGTGTATGCAAAGCACACAGCGAGGAGAGGGGGCGAATCACAAGTGAAGAAATACGTCAAAGTATTTCGAGAAAGGCCAAAGACACTCCCTAAACTGTTAGGGTTGTTAACACATGCACTGACTGTGTTCTCTGGACTGACTCATCATGAGGGAAGGCAGGATGTATCCCAGGGGAAGGTTGGCTAAGCGTCTGTTTAAAGGCTTTTCTCTCTGTTTAATTTGGGAAGGCTCAAATTGCCGTTCATTGATAATGCTGATGGGGCCCACTTGTACTATCAGTTCCCAGCCTAGTTAGTGTAATGTGCACGAAAAACATCCTAACATGTAATTACAGGAAAATTAGTACAGATCTGAATCACCCATAACCACATTAAGACAATATTATCATATCTCACGTATCGCTATAACCCCTTTGTATTAAGGCTGTGACGAGACACCTAACTCACGAGACGCGACTGGGACCACGAGAACGAGcccagacgagattttaacgtgaattttaagaaaagggcaattgaaaaatatgactggacaaacagggGGGCCTCACGGTGGTTAGcaagttggccacacagtcaggagatggggaagatctgggttcgactctccgttgggcatttctgtgtggagtttgcatgttctccccgtgtgtgtgtgggttttctccgggtactccggtttcctcccacattccaaaaacatgcatgttaggttaattggagactctaaattgtccataggtatgaatgtgagtgtgaatggttgtttgtctatatgtgccctgccattggctggcgaccagtccagggtgtacccgcctctcgcccgaaaacagctgggataggctccagcatacccacgaccctactgaggataagcggcatagaaaatggatggatggatggatggactggacaaacgtttttatttaaacgcatcaaaaaacaacattttagtgtgacaaacatgcaaaaaattgaACTaagtatgacatttttttcctactTTAGAAATCTGTTACAGCTACCTGTCAGCTGAAGTTGCTAGTTACATTGAGTAACTCCGCATCGGTTTTCTCCAAACCacgccaacaagtttgtttcgctCCCGTCATccggaatcaatctgcacaATAACATGAATAGTCCAATGAGTGAGAGGGGAGGGGCAGCGGTGGAAAAGATCATgatagattacgcattttgatgttgttttaagcacgtgaattaaaaaagaaattaataatCACTTTTTATGAGACATTCGGAGGCCCCTGGAAATTTCGGGTCCTCAGGCAATAgtctgtgtttgcctaatggtcaGTCCAGCCCTGGCTGTGGGGTGTGCTTTATCACAATGTTTGCTGTGTGTTGCAGAGGCAAAGCGGACCAGAAGCTGTGCTGCTCAGGTTGCCAGGTAGCACCGAATAGGATTTTATTTGTATAGAAGTTAAAAAATACTGAAACAGATGGGAGCGGGAGGACtacgggaaagaagggcaaaatatgagAGTTTCCCGGGGAAAaagggagggttgacaggtattcTACTGTActacattacagtcacattgtagcctatttgctgaagaaaaacaaatcaaacggatagttggcagagctccagactTTACTTTAAGACGTGTAGtgaagcctcttttttttttaattactgttaAGTGTTCTTTTGCAGGCAGTGGGTCAGAGGCAGTCTTGCGCCCATGAGGAAGAAGGTTTTTCATTGGTtacgcctcttctctcaaagtggagcaaacaagtgaggtagattcctcacgtttggtgctcataagcaggctctagggacacatattgcTGGTAGAACATCAttcaaaagtcacttttacataATTGGAGACCTTCAACTCCTGGATAGTGGTCTATTGTGTCAGCTGCACTTACAGGGCTCGTTATTTTTAAGTGACAGAGGACAACAACAAGAGTAACTTGATAACCCTCAGGGTAGTTCTCCTCTATGGGATGTGACTTCTCCGACAGATTTGAACCAAGAAGAAGGGAGCACAAAGTCCTTTCAAACCCATTCTTGTCTTCCTAATCGGCTCCAGATTTGTGCAGTGAGAGCGCTGTCAAGAGTGTCGTGTTCAGCTGCAGTATCAGCTGTCATGGATTGGAATCGGATCAAAGCGAGACAGTGAAAAGATTGGGATCCACTCCCTGACCCTCCCCTCGGGCCTAGGAATGGGAGTGGTCGATTAGCCTCGTATGGGTAGTGCTGCACTATTTCGGACAACAAGCATTTCTTGTATGGTGCTTTTCATAGTGTTCACATGCAGCACCTTCATCCAAGCGCATGGACATCACTCAGTTGATTGTTCACTGAATTTAACATTGTCAGATAGCGGAATTAAGTCATCCATCCACCATTCTTGTACGGTGAATCATGAACAACTacccccttcctcctcctcctccgatCTGCTGCCCAATTTATCTGCAATCCTCGGCGACGCAGATCTAATTTCAGCCTCTTAGCACCACAAACAGGAAGGAAAAGCTTGCTGATAAACAGCCGCAATGATGAGGAATGGGAGGGCGGAAAGTCAATATGGTAAGCGGGAATATGCAAAAGGAGAGTTGCTGTCTAACACAAAATTCCATTAAGGCTACTAATTCCTGTGGCAAACGAGTTGAAagacaatgtactgtatgtaaatgtgGAATATTGCATCATATAATTATTAACAATGTATTGTTAAGGTCTTCTGGCACTGCAACCACGGAGGACATCACCATTTTCAGCATCTTATGGCACGCCACAGGGTTTTGTCGGCCGGCCCC
This sequence is a window from Dunckerocampus dactyliophorus isolate RoL2022-P2 chromosome 2, RoL_Ddac_1.1, whole genome shotgun sequence. Protein-coding genes within it:
- the LOC129176762 gene encoding ankyrin repeat and SOCS box protein 3-like isoform X1, with the protein product MLPEVHNTTQHNTHRARSFPPGMSKRLGEIMEAVKEEVKSYLPGIPDALLSMMLDEAGVECLEDLHTVEEKDLVKYLKPPECRKLLNGIKKGSLQATATRKGCRRLLRRRRRMLIGGGFIVDRPDRKGRTALHEAAEAGSVDCLKEILSFGAVTASSSSEFHAYVNSTTFKRESACYLAAQRGYLAAVHILLKAGANINQCTNDLACPLYAAVRSNHKDVVQLLVTKGAKVKATHTASCWTCLHVAVHNGSTGVLRMLAPVADLEARNDRRITALFLAAEVGQQECLEILVNAGANVNTKAATGCTPLLIASEEDHMECVDFLLDHGADPNKACIQAWPRLPIHAAAQFGHCDILRRLIPVTDRVCDRGMDLVSPLYLAVQSDKLEAVELLLREGFSPYGQDCTCLLGFNSPFSAALCSNFLLTGVLTLLLEAGVRLSEKEWTHVFTLHFEESLKEVLTCRWILPPQILSDEFGVMRRKGVTVLRLQELRDMLCVALNNIHSAAYWLPQLLKAGLEPTLLLQPCMLEEAHSDVLNYLLHFVNWSTLSASLKVILCRRQAETTWRPHPQFDSTPSLSDLCRLQVRSLIGPDLVMRTDHVQLLPVPSCLHDFLGFRDIPEPYYDELSFVDHRQGTHQHRHVL
- the LOC129176762 gene encoding ankyrin repeat and SOCS box protein 3-like isoform X2 codes for the protein MLPEVHNTTQHNTHRARSFPPGMSKRLGEIMEAVKEEVKSYLPGIPDALLSMMLDEAGVECLEDLHTVEEKDLVKYLKPPECRKLLNGIKKGSLQATATRKGCRRLLRRRRRMLIGGGFIVDRPDRKGRTALHEAAEAGSVDCLKEILSFGAVTASSSSEFHAYVNSTTFKRESACYLAAQRGYLAAVHILLKAGANINQCTNDLACPLYAAVRSNHKDVVQLLVTKGAKVKATHTASCWTCLHVAVHNGSTGVLRMLAPVADLEARNDRRITALFLAAEVGQQECLEILVNAGANVNTKAATGCTPLLIASEEDHMECVDFLLDHGADPNKACIQAWPRLPIHAAAQFGHCDILRRLIPVTDRVCDRGMDLVSPLYLAVQSDKLEAVELLLREGFSPYGQDCTCLLGFNSPFSAALCSNFLLTGVLTLLLEAGVRLSEKEWTHVFTLHFEESLKEVLTCRWILPPQILSDEFGVMRRKGVTVLRLQELRDMLCVALNNIHSAAYWLPQLLKAGLEPTLLLQPCMLEEAHSDVLNYLLHFVNWSTLSASLKVILCRRQAETTWRPHPQLHPQSV